From Salvelinus namaycush isolate Seneca chromosome 9, SaNama_1.0, whole genome shotgun sequence:
GCTATGTGCCACGAAGAGTAAAATGCCAAAGAGAAATTGCAACAAATATAGGCAAGCCTTTCGTGTGACTAACTAACAGTTACAGCTTTTCATGTCAAGGCAAGCTAACTTAGCTGGCTAGCTCGCTAAGTTGATTACATAACATTTCTGATATCACTAGTATCGTATTCGTAACAGCGTGTAACGTTGGTTAGCGTTCAAATTGATGTGATTCTTCTGGGAACTTCGACATTATCGTAAGCTAACGTTTGCTGGATAAACATATCAATTCCGTGATAGGTAACAGTCTTGACTAGCCACATAATTAACTAAAGGAGCCTAAagtactgtaacgaccctgggtttataaccGCGGATATCGACTGTACCGCAAACAGTCGACAGTCCAACGACCTTATGTATGTTTTATAGTGCAATTGGCTCTGGAAGCAAATAAACAGCCAAATACGCAATCTAAACGGGAATTGATTCTCAATTGGCGGTACGATTCTAGAAACAAATCTCTCGACTTTCAGTTCACAAATGCAAAATGCACACGTTACTGTACACTTTTTTTTAACACAATTGCAGCCGACAGTATTTTTCAATgaccacgtttacatgcacaccaatatcccCGTTATTATTCGGGATACTCTTTTGTCATAACTTGTTTTGTCATAACTTGTTGCCCcagaagactaaataaagtagtgccCACCATAATGTCTTACATCTAGAATGAATGCATTAGTAATCTAGTTTTTGTTTTAGGGACGGGGAGAAAACGCAATACAGAAAGATTGGTCCTGTGCAAAATGTTAGTCATCAGTTTGAAAGgttttaaggaaatgaaaagAGAACGACACACAAGAAGACTTCAGTGTGTCTTgggtgcatattttatgtggttgaaatactgtctGGTTCCATAAGTGTAAAAGATGACACATACagacattcacattttctcaagaGATGCTGAAATAATAAATAACTTCTCCTGTGTCCATATTTAAATTACTATTCGATTTAACCCATATGAACTTAAATTAGGAATATTCTGTTTATTCATGAATACTGGGATACTAATGAGCGGGATATCAAAGGTGCATGTACATAGATTATCCCGAATAAGACCTTAAGTGGGATATGAGCTACTAGCTGGAATCTTGTGCACATGTAAACGTTGTCAGTGATAACACGTTTGTGGTGTATACAGGTGTTCGGAGACGcatatagctaattagcacaggtagtcCACTCTGTAGGCGGCACCAATCTCACAGAAAATGTCGCGTTTACAACATCTTCCTTTGCTTAAGGAATTCTAACTTTCCTTACGGCAGCAAGTACAGGATGACTGAATTAAGTGACATCTAAACTTTCGATTGTATCAATGTAAATAGTCGGTTAGAAAATACATTCCACGAGAGAGGAGCACTGAGAAGGAGCACTAGTATTGACAAAGGGAGCAAGCATGGAGAGGCTCGAGATAGCCCAATTTACAAGCCTGGCTAAGGAAGAAGTTGAATTTTGGAGAAATGCCATCAGTGCATGCTCCTCTAGCAATACAGTCAGGTTCGGCTCCATGATGACATGCCGGAGGGGGCTTTTTAAATCCATGGGGGGGGGGCACAACTTGTATTGCTTTAGAACCTAAATAAATCCACATGAGGACTGGTGGCCCAAGAGCGCTTAAAACAGCACACGCCGTAACATCGATTCAGTACCATGGGCAGAAGGCTACCGCGCAAtgacctcacactcaacgtcaacgaaacaaaggagatgatcgtggactttaggaaaccgcagagggagcacccccccatccacatcgacaggacagtagtggagaaggtggaaggtTTTAAGGCCCTCGGCGttcacatcatggacaaactgaaatggtccacccacacagacggtGTGGTGAATTAGGTTCAACAGCacatcttcaacctcaggaggctgaagaaattttgcgtgtcaccaaaaacactcaaacttttacagatgcacaatcgagagcatccggTCGGGCCGTAtcgccgcctggtacggcaaatgctccgcccacaaccgtaaggctctccagagggtagtgaggtctgcacaatgcatcaccgggggcaaactacctgccctccaggacacctacagcacccgatgtcacaggaaggccaaaaagatcatcaaggacaacaaccacccgagccactgcctgttcaccccgctgtcatccagaaggcgaggtcagtacaagtgcatcaaagctgggaccgagagactgaaaaacagcttctatctcaaggccatcagactgttaaacagccatcactaacattgagtggctgctgccaacatactgactcaaatctctatccactttaataattaaaaaagggacgtaatgtatcactagtcactttaaacaatgtcactttatataatgtttacatacataccctacattactcatctcatatgtatatactgtactctataccatctactgcatcttgcctatgccgttcagccATCGCTCATTCTTATATTTATGTAcctattcttattcattcctttacacatgtgtgtaaaaggtagttgttgtgaaattgttagatattactgcacggtcggaactagaagcacaagcatttcactactcgcattaacatctactaaccatgtgtatgtgacaaataacatttgatttgaaagggTGCTCTACCAATTTCAAACCCACTGAAGTGGACAGCCAGGAGAATCTGAGAACTGCGCCAGGGCTCACCTCAGCACAACCAGTAGGCTACATTGGTCATTGTCCCTATACCCATAAAATAACACAAAGCTGTATATCGATCAATAGCAATTAGACCCGCAAAAGCAAGCTATGACATTAAGAATCACAGATAAATATAACATTAATTGAAGTAAAAAGGACTGAAGTAACACTACATtacaaaaaaaaatctgccaAAGAACTAGGCTTACATGAGGGAAAACCAATTTAATTAATAATTCTGGCACGGCGGCCAGGGCCATAAAGGTTGTAACTTACCATTTAGAAGAGTTGCAGCCTCCTCGATGTGTTGAACCTCAGTTTCTTATTCCATTCCCCTTCCTTTACTTGTCAGGTCCCTCCAATCCAAGCTGGGCTTTTCGTTGATGTAgtatgctgtgtctgtgtttacttAATATGTTCTTTAGGGTGGAGATGGAATTTTTGCACATCGCTGTAGATGCCCCAAATGTTAATCCATGTTTCAGTGCCAACAGCACAGTCGGCCTTGCTGACAAAGGCCCGCTGTATCTTTGAATAACACTGAGTGTGGTCCATTTGTTGTTTGCTGGCTGTGTTTGCAATTTTACTTTGCAAGAACGTGCGCGCCACAATAAACTCTAATTTGCTTGGAGCTGGTGTTCTCATGCCTCGCAAAGCTTTTCGAATTCAGCATCACATCAAAGTTTTTCAACGCACCCATAGGTACTGCAGACAAGTTTGATACCCGGGTGCAGATCAGTATCTTCAGACTGCAGGAACTTGTTAGGTGGGTCGAGAAGCCCCTGGATTTTGAGTCTTATAAATGTAAAGCTTGGCTCTGCCAGTGCTTTCAATAAGCCTGTGACCTCAAGTGTCACATCTGTGCCAATTGCGTGAGTAGATTCGATTTCACTGAGTATCTCTGACGTCACTTGATTTCATAGTGACTGACACCGTGGCGAGGTGGCCAGTTCCCCTCTGATCAATACGTTTTTTCCCCCCCAGTGTACTGTGCAGCCACTGTGGCTTTCCTGAATAAATTGCTCAGGCAGCTACACACATTGAAAAGTCCTATATCGCCTCCGACGGCATAGTGTGTACCACAACCAAATGCAGACCTTGAAACAGGTGCTACAAATGACTGCTTTCTCCCACTGAAAATGCGACTCGGTTAAGTGTTAAGACAAACCTGTGCTGGCTCCTCATCACCGAGGTCGTCAGGTGCTAGTGGCTGGGGTAACGGCGGTGCAGGTGCTTGTTGTAATGTTGCCCTCTTGCTGCTGGCGCCTGGCCCTGGCTCTTCTCGATCTTGGTCAGAAGGCAGTGGTGGGAGATGGGTGGGTATTACATTTTGCTGATCGGCTCGTCAACCTCAGTGGCCGGGCTAGCAAGTTGCTCGGCATCTGTCTCTACATGGTGGTCCGCAATTAAAATGCTCTTGGCGGTGCCCAGTCATTTTCGGATATCCATGCTGATCAAAGCTTACCCAACTAGCTATAATTATTCAGTGCGCCACTACCAAAACTTAGTGAAGCTAGCTGTAGCTGTCTGCAAAATAAAGTAACTTTGACCCCGCCCTGGGATCCAAATTTTATCTTGGGGGGGGCTTTTCTATACCGTAGAGCTGGCCCTGAATATTACAGATGAAAGGCTTGGTAAGAGCGCGGTGAATGGCTAGACGTGGTTATGGACAGTGATGGAGTAGAGCCGAGTGCAGAGGGACTATGTGTGTTGAGGAAGAATGGCGCCAAGTACAAACCGCACTCTGTCAGCGTAGAAATTTAACCTGACGAGAGTGAGGATGAATTATCTGCGGTTGCCTCCCTGTTCATGCAAAGGATGAATCTGGCCCAGTGGGAGTGACATTTTTGGAGAATGTGGATCCTTGCCTTTTGGCGGACCCATAGATAGTATCAGGCTGGGTAGAAAAGAAGTTGGGTACTGTTAAATCGGTGAAGGTAGCTCGACATGGTCTTGTGGtggttttctgtgttttctgCCCAGAGGGAGCGGTGTTTTGTCAGGAGCCTTGCGACAAGACCTGCGACAAGACCTGTGACTTGTTTTTTGTGATTACTGGGGTGGCGGTGTGTTGAGGTGGAACAACTGAAATTGAACATTCCCTGTGTCTTTTATGCCCGCCGTTTGTTGCGACGCAGACCCGGTGGCAAGCGGGGTGAAACTGAAAAACGGTCAATTGTGGGGGTGTCCATGTTGCTGGGGATTAGAAGTGCACGGTGTGAGAGAGGGTTTAAGCTTGCCACGATCAGAAGGTGTTGTATGCTGAGGATGATCGGTCAAGGTGCGTAGTAGGCCTAGGCCAACACAGCTAATCCGTCTATTTtccgtaaacaagcgctgtaaccCTAGATAGGTGCGTATCAATTCAACCTTTAGTTTTATTATTTCTCACTGATATGAAAGATGGTCCATATGCTTCCAAAACCGTAGCGCAAGCGCtgttaatgttcagaccgagcGTCGGTCCAATTACTCTTatgtgtaatggaactgagagtgaCGATGAAGGGCTAAGTCCTAGCTAGCCAGGTATATTTGGCTATTTTGTGAAACACTACCTGCCTCAATTTATCTGGGTCCAATCCATTACAAATGTTCACaaatgggcctcccgagtggcgctgcaTCGCAGTATTGCggtgtcactacagcctggggttcgatccaaGGCTGTGTCATTaccagccgtgaccgggagtcccatagggcggcgcgcaattggcccagagtcgtccgggttaggagatggtttggccaggggggctttacttggctctaGTGGTTCCTTGTGGTGGgtcgggcgcctgcaggctgacttcggtcgtgtttcctccgacacattggtgcggctggcttccaggttaagcgagcgggtgttcAGAAGCgttttggtgggtcatgtttcggaggacgcatgaatcgaccttcgcctctcccgagcctgtgGGGATTTGCCGCGATGAGGCAAGATCGTAATCAtgaaattgggggggggggatttgatATCTAAATAATACCCTTTGGCTGGTAGAAGTCTGAAAACACTCAGATAGTAGGCTACAAAGCTGGGATAACAGTCCTTCACTGAGTTCCCTCTCAAGCAGCGCTTCCCAAACTAGGGGTTGTGACCCCATGTGGGGTTGCTTGATTTGAAAATGGAGTTGCGAGAAACTAAGtgtggttgtaataaacagagtggtttctgttttcttcctacaaatGTGGCGCTGCCTTTTGAAACGGTTTAAGGTACAAAAGATTATAACCCCGTCACTGAAAGATAAGACTCTGTTTCCCTCTACAATGCCCACAAGCCACATTAGAACAGACTGGACAAGACCAGGctctaaatcagactgggggGGAATAACATAATCAATAGTCATCTTTTCTACACAGAAGACCATACAAAATGATTACCTGATGCTCTTCTGAATTTAACAATACCTTTCTGATGCAGTTCTGTCACGTCAAACCATACTTTTTTCAGATTGAAATACTATCAAaagtactgtcagactgatttgtaatagactgTCACAGCCCCaatttgagagagaaaaaaaaaaaggtaaacaTTGGCGATTGATTGCATCACTTTCTTTAACATGGTGGGGTCAATAACTTTTTTAaatatcaaaatggggtcgtggGCCAGAAGTTTGGGAACCCTTGCTCTAAAGACCGTAGGTAAATGACTTGGTGACTTTGCTTTTGTTTCCCTCGGTCAGGCCACCCTGCGCTGAATGAGGCACGGTCTTTTCATAGTGCTGTTCTTTGAGCGCGGTTGGGATGGGCCAGCAGATCTCAGGCCAGGCGGTGATGACCCGTCTACCTGAGAAGCTGGTGAAACATGCTGGGCTGGTACGCGACAGCGGCTACCTCAACTACGAGGAGTTCCTGGCCAGGGTGGCAGAGCTCAATGACGTGTAAGGCCGGCCATGCTGTGACTGTCAATGTAGTCCTTGTTTGCTTTGTACTTAGTCATTAGACAAAGAGATGATGATAATATCCAGCTCTACAAAGAGAATAGTAGTATTTCCCTTTTCATTTACAGATGGGAAGCAAATTCCCCTATGTAACATCCAGCTCCTCCGCTGGCACTTCTTGAACATTATCCACATATAACACTAGTTATTAACTGACCTAATCCAGGTTATGAACCTTAATCAAGAGTTTAGAGCACTGTCTCCCTGCTAGGATTTAACCTAGTCCTTCCCCAATCAGTAGGCCTTGCTGGTGTGAATGTGGCTTTCATAGGCAGTGAGTGATAGAAACTGAGGATGGTTAGGTGACAGTTTTAAGTTGTCATTGGATCATTTGTCAAGTAACAATGTTTCTCCATGACTGTCAACTGGACAGGACGGCTAAGCTAGCAGCTGGACAGCAAAAACACCTGATCTTTGAAGTCCAGACTGGCTCGGACGCCTCTGCTCTGTGGAAAGTGGCTGTGAGGATAGTTTGTACCAAGGTGAGAAAGGGACAAACTAAAGTTGGTCTCTGGTGGAGACATGTCATTGTGAATCAGTCTCCACTCTCACTATATTTATTTTAGGGGAAATGTGTGTTTTTGGAACAGTAAtgatgtgtgtgttactgtgtctgTGTTCATGGCATGTGTGTTTTTGAGACTGAAACATGGTTGTGTTATTGCGCTGTGCTCTGGCAGATCAACAAAGTGAATGGGATGGTGGAGGCGTCTCGCATCATGAACCTGTATCAGTTCATCCAACTGTACCGTGACATCACCAGTCAGGCCGTAGATGTGCTGTCAGCAGAGGGCGCCAGCCTCCCGTCTGGAACCCTCTCGTCAGGGGACTCCTGCCAGGCCAGCATGTGGATGGGCAGGTtagtagttcagtgtgtgtgtttatttcatgTGTCTGTGGGAAGTCTTGCATTGCCATCCTTCCAAGTCTTGTTCCTTAATGTGAGGAAGTCTGGAAGTTGAGGCAAGTCTGTGACTGGCTGCCATTGTGTGTATCCCCATACAGGGTGAAGCAGTTGACTGATGAGGAGGAGTGCTGTATCTGCATGGATGGGAAATCTGACCTCATTCTGCCCTGTGCTCACAGCTTCTGTCAAAAGTGCATTGACAAGTGGTAAGAGACGCAGACGCTTTCCACAGTAGTCCCACTGATAAATCTGTCACAACGTCTGTTGTCATTGAGCATGTTAGATTAAAACGCCTAGATTTCTTTGCAATCGTTCATATAATTAGGACAAGTAAACACCTTAATCGGAGTTCCAGCTGCTCATACTGCTCCTGCAAGCATGTGCTTGCAGGAGCAGTATGAGCCTTATGCGCGAGTGAAGTGAGCGTGTAAAACCTAAAAGTGTGAATATTGGAAATAGTTTTCATAAACAAACTTTCTGTCTGAACTTGGGTACCATGGCAGTCAGCTTTGATGCTACTTCCTATGCGTAAGATTTTGAGTTTAAGGCGCAAGACAAAAGGGTAATTGTTTTTACTGTACATTTTGTTATAAACCTCTTCCTCTTGACACTTTGTGGATAAGATGCCTTCCAGGATAAATGTTTTAGTTGGGATCGTGTGCGGTCTAATATTCAACACTTCTCTGAATCCTGATCGCCAACATCCATTGTAATTTTTACACAGGACCTATAACTCCTCGTAAGCTGTTTCATACGAACCTTTTGAATGATGCTTCCTGTACATTGTTCCCTCTTAATGAACCTGTTAGCTTTTATACACGTGGCTTGGGAATGCCCTATCTATTTTCTGGGATGAAGTAGCATCGAACCTGTCCACTCTGGCCTAATCATAAGAAGATGATTGCAGTACAATGGAAGCTTCCACACTCACCCTATCCGTCAATGGCTCCTCACTTTTTTGAATATCATTTATATGGAGCTGTCTACCACTCACTTTCATGGAGCTAAAGACATTCTGAACCAGGGTTTGGAACCTGTTCAGGGAATAGATCTGAGTAACGGATAAAAGATGCCCAGCGCTTGAAGCAAACCCTCCTCCACCCTTTCTCACTATTCCCCACCTGCAAAATGTCAGTCGCATCGTGCaccctacacttgtctgtccaatgcatgtaaataacttgcccgctccatagcaagctgctctatccgcacTGAATGGTGAAGTATTTTAACGTCGCGCTAAAtataaacaaaaaatgtaatgatttcagaggtttaaaaaggtACAATATAAACAATTACTTTTTTTTATAAACCATTACAATATTTTTAAAATTAATCATTAGATTGTGTTAATTATGGCAGAATAATTGACTTCCACATTTTTAGTATTAGTTTTTTCAAAATGAATGATGAGAAAAGAATTGTCCAGCCCATTGGGTATCACACTACATCCCCATATGTCTTGAAATACGCAGACAGGTGGATTAAAAGTACGTTTTTATATTTTAATACTTCTGACAGACTACTTTCTATCTCCGCCCATAACTTCTAAACgttatagcattcccagaaagcatagattattgagtcattattaGTTGTACACTTGAGACATGACTCTGATGTTGTGCTGtggaatttgtgaattttgtctcttgtacaagcaattctatacattagttttTACTGGATTAAGCAAAATGTTAACTGTAATTTCATTAGTTTTTGgtggggtaattggtattaccaaaaatatatacaaaacttTGGCAGCTATGCCATTCTAAAGGGGTTTATTATACCTGTGAGATTTATGGGAATATTATTCCATTTAATTACATCTGCTTTCATATTAAGGACTAACGGAATAAAGTtatcttttatatatttgtttaactTATTAAGCATCCTAAATCTTACATTTTGTGGTCCACTTAAAGGATTGCTGTGTTTCTCTTTGTCCTATTGacatttatttaatatttttccACAAATTTTATAACCTGAGATTTGAGTCTTCTGAAAATATTTTAAGCAAAGGTGGCATTGAGTTTTCAATATTGGTCAGGTATATCAGGAGATCATCGGCAAATAAGTTTAGTTTAAATGAATGTTTACCAATGCTGATACCTGTTACATTTGAGTCCTGTCTAGTTCTTTCTGCAAGCTGTTCAATTGCTAGTGCaaacaggagggggggggggggaagaggggaCATCCCTGTCTTGTGCCCCTTTCTAAAGCAATTTAATCAGATAATGTATTTATGTATATTTTTGCTTTAGGATATTTATACAATAAGTTTATTAAATGTATTGTTTCAGCTCGAAATTTGAAAGCTTCCAAAGTTTTGAATAGGAACGGCCATTCAAGACACTCAACAGCCATTattatagccattgaattctttGTGCAAATATACTgtgttatagggaaataatgcccGCTCTaaaatgcccttcaagccaatcagaaacgagtattcaacaatgccatggtataaaaaaatatataaactgggtggttcatgccctgaatgctgatttggctgacagctgtggtatatcagatcttataccatgggtatgacacaACCTATATTTTTACTgcctaattacattggtaaccagtttataatagctgtatggcaccttgggggtttagggtatatggccaataaaccactgctaagggctgtatacaggcactccacgttgcatcttgcataagaacagcccttagccgtggtatattggccatatagcaTACCCCCTCGAGCCGTATTGTttaaataaccaactcatcgcAGCTCTGCCACAAATGGAAGAAGCAATTACTTGACAGAGAAAGGAATGAATTTGTTTGTCTGCCACCAATTAGAAAGTACAGTATCAATGGCATAAAATGACCAATATAAATTGTAAAATGTATCAGTTTCACTTACGGTTAAGAGGTTTGACAACTATGCTTCATAAAATTCAAGATTAGTTGAACACATTTTCCAAGTCCCAATACCATGACATCGGTTTTATGAACTGATATACAGATCTTAGATTTAAGCTGTTATATCAAATTCTCACTACAAAAGAAAGCTCAGTATATGGGGCATTGAACAGTCAGACCGGTGCAGGCTGCCACAAGGAAACCGAATCAATAGAGCATCTCTTTTGGTACTGTCCATCTGTGGCTTGTTTTTGGAGCATTTTCAGGGAGGTTCAATTCCCTAGTGAGGCACCATGGTAGATTGGAGGTATGTATTGCAAGAGGAAATGGTACAATGGTGATTTACTGGGAGAGATGGGTTGGAATAGATACATACACACTTGCACATTTATAAAGGTTTGAGATCCTCCAATCAGGGGTGAGTGTGGGGATGTGATTGTATGTTTTatgtatgtttttttgttttacgCTGTGGGCGGTGTGTTTCTGGTGGTTATGGGCATCGGGTGGGGCTCGCTTCCATGCTCGCCTGGGCATCGGGTGGGGCTTGGTTCTTCCCACCCTTAGAAAATCCCTTTGGGACAGGGGCTTTGCACTGCTGGCATCTCGGGGCGGGTGGGGGGAAAGCGTATCCACTGCCCAGAGAACCCACTGATGGGCGCAGCCATTTGTATTGTTTTAATAAAATGGTAGATTTGATAAcacatttatttagattttctgCATTCACTAAAGTCCCTTCAGGTAGCCTAATTTAGGCCTGATGTCCATTtttaaacaggattattaggggaattgttcttcttgcaaagcatatAGACCTTTTAATCAAACTACATTAATCAGTGTCCATGTAAATGTACCCAATTAAATGATTTGGTTTGTTTTCATAGGAGTGGGCAGAGCAGGAATTGTCCGATATGCCGCTTGCAAGTGACCGCTGCCAATGAGTCGTGGGTGATGCCTGATGCCCCTACAGAGGACGACGTAGCTGGCTATATCCTCAACCTGGCTGACGAGGCAGGCCATCCGCACATACCTTAAGCTACTCAACACTAAGACACTTTGATTAACCACTGACAACCAAACTGACATCAAGAATAGTTCGGGGAAGGGTCTGGAGTTTTTTGCCAGGAAAAACACCGTGCC
This genomic window contains:
- the LOC120054136 gene encoding RING finger protein 141-like, translated to MGQQISGQAVMTRLPEKLVKHAGLVRDSGYLNYEEFLARVAELNDVTAKLAAGQQKHLIFEVQTGSDASALWKVAVRIVCTKINKVNGMVEASRIMNLYQFIQLYRDITSQAVDVLSAEGASLPSGTLSSGDSCQASMWMGRVKQLTDEEECCICMDGKSDLILPCAHSFCQKCIDKWSGQSRNCPICRLQVTAANESWVMPDAPTEDDVAGYILNLADEAGHPHIP